The Quercus robur chromosome 7, dhQueRobu3.1, whole genome shotgun sequence genome has a segment encoding these proteins:
- the LOC126693617 gene encoding guanine nucleotide-binding protein-like NSN1 has product MVKRSKKSKSKRVPLKKKHKIIRKVKEHHRKKAKEAKKLGLNRKTKVEKDPGIPNDWPFKEQELKALEARRSRVIEELEQKKALRKERAQKRKLGLLEDDDSSKLATAASPGELNVKDISTGVGKNRDNSDRAFYKELVKVIEASDVILEVLDARDPLGTHCVDMENLVMKAGPNKHLVLLLNKIDLVPREAVEKWLKYLREELPAVAFKCSTQEQRSNLGWKSSSKAAKPSNLLQTSDCLGAETLIKLLKNYSRSHDIKKSITVGVIGLPNVGKSSLINSLKRSHVANVGSTPGLTRSMQEVQLDKNVKLLDCPGVVMLRSGANDASITLRNCKRIEKLDDPIGPVKEILRRCPPSMLVTLYKLPSFDSVDDFLQKVATVRGKLKKGGVVDVEAAARIVLHDWNQGKIPYYTMPPIRNQGEPSEAKIVSELGKEFNIDEVYDAESSFIGSLKSVDDLNPVEVPPSCPLNFDEDLLENDEPKHSNQSGEGPKDMDNDGDDVSMACEEDEEGRKKGKTATSRQNEKLYAVEGMLNTKMKKAEKKRRKKAEKSIPEDAMDDDYDFKVDYVKKRSAMDVGDEDDCNQIIGKVPMSGIEFTDE; this is encoded by the exons ATGGTGAAGAGGAGCAAAA AGAGCAAGAGCAAGAGGGTTCCTCTGAAGAAGAAGCACAAGATCATAAGGAAAGTGAAGGAGCACCATAGGAAGAAAGCGAAGGAGGCGAAGAAATTGGGTCTTAATCGCAAGACTAAGGTAGAGAAAGACCCTGGAATTCCCAATGATTGGCCTTTCAAGGAGCAGGAGCTCAAGGCTCTTGAAGCTCGCCGCTCCCGTGTTATCGAGGAATTGGAACAAAAGAAAGCCCTGCGCAAAGAAAGG GCTCAAAAGAGAAAGCTGGGGTTACTAGAGGATGATGATAGCTCTAAATTGGCTACAGCCGCTTCTCCTGGAGAACTGAATGTTAAAGATATTTCCACTGGAGTTGGGAAAAACCGGG ATAACTCAGATAGGGCTTTTTACAAGGAGTTGGTGAAGGTCATTGAAGCATCAGATGTCATTTTGGAAGTTCTTGATGCTCGTGATCCCCTAGGTACTCATTGTGTTGATATGGAGAATTTGGTGATGAAAGCAGGCCCTAATAAGCATCTAGTATTGCTTCTTAATAAAATTG ATCTTGTTCCTCGAGAAGCTGTTGAGAAATGGCTTAAGTATCTTAGGGAAGAATTACCGGCTGTTGCATTTAAGTGCAGTACACAAGAGCAAAGATCAAACTTAGGGTGGAAATCAAGCTCAAAGGCAGCAAAACCAAGCAATCTTCTACAAACTAGTGATTGTCTAGGAGCTGAAACGCTTATTAAATTGTTGAAGAATTACTCAAGAAGCCATGAT ATCAAGAAATCAATTACAGTTGGTGTTATTGGCCTGCCTAATGTTGGTAAGAGTAGTCTCATTAATAGCTTAAAGAGATCCCATGTTGCCAATGTTGGTTCTACTCCGGGCTTAACAAGATCTATGCAAGAGGTTCAGTTAGACAAGAATGTAAAATTGTTAGACTGCCCTGGTGTTGTGATGCTTAGATCTGGAGCAAATGATGCATCTATAACTCTTCGTAATTGCAAAAGAATCGAGAAGTTGGACGACCCGATTGGTCCTG TGAAGGAGATTCTAAGGCGTTGCCCACCCAGCATGTTGGTAACTTTGTACAAGCTCCCTAGCTTTGACTCGGTCGATGACTTCCTTCAAAAAGTGGCTACTGTTAGGGGTAAGCTGAAAAAGGGTGGTGTTGTGGATGTGGAAGCTGCTGCAAGAATTGTTCTGCATGACTGGAATCAGG GTAAGATTCCATATTACACTATGCCCCCAATTAGGAATCAAGGAGAGCCTTCAGAGGCCAAGATTGTTTCTGAGCTTGGGAAAGAATTTAACATTGATGAGGTTTATGATGCTGAATCTTCATTCATTGGAAGCCTCAAGTCTGTTGATGATCTCAACCCTGTGGAAGTTCCTCCGAGTTGCCCCCTCAATTTTGATGAGGATTTACTAGAG AATGATGAACCAAAACATTCAAACCAAAGTGGTGAAGGCCCCAAAGACATGGATAATGATGGTGACGATGTGTCCATGGcatgtgaagaagatgaagaaggcaggaaaaaaggaaaaactgctACTAGCAGGCAGAATGAGAAGTTATATGCTGTTGAAGGTATGCTTAAtacaaagatgaagaaagcagagaagaagagaaggaaaaaagctGAAAAATCAATCCCAGAAGATGCCATGGACGATGACTATGACTTCAAAGTAGATTATGTCAAAAAAAGATCTGCCATGGATGTTGGTGATGAGGATGATTGTAATCAAATAATTGGTAAGGTGCCAATGTCTGGTATTGAGTTCACTGATGAGTGA